The uncultured Ilyobacter sp. genome has a segment encoding these proteins:
- the amrA gene encoding AmmeMemoRadiSam system protein A has translation MYKAKSIYTEVALSSIMENFSKEEKILSVPEELKIKAACFVTLHTVTGELRGCIGTLEPFRENLYEEIWGNAKSAAFGDPRFPPLKEDELKEIEISVDVLEQAEKVDSIEELDPKIYGVIVSCRGRRGVLLPDIDGVDSIEEQLSIVRLKGGIGPGENADIYKFRVKRYH, from the coding sequence ATGTACAAGGCCAAAAGCATATATACAGAAGTTGCGTTAAGCAGTATCATGGAAAATTTTTCAAAAGAAGAAAAAATATTATCCGTCCCTGAAGAGCTCAAGATAAAGGCTGCATGTTTTGTGACTCTCCATACAGTCACCGGGGAGTTAAGGGGATGTATCGGAACTTTAGAACCCTTTCGGGAGAACCTCTATGAGGAGATATGGGGAAATGCAAAATCAGCAGCCTTTGGAGATCCTAGATTTCCACCTCTGAAAGAGGATGAGCTCAAAGAGATAGAGATCTCCGTAGATGTATTGGAACAGGCTGAAAAGGTAGATAGCATAGAAGAACTCGACCCTAAAATATACGGAGTCATAGTATCCTGCAGAGGACGAAGAGGGGTACTCCTTCCAGATATAGATGGTGTAGACAGTATAGAGGAACAGCTCTCTATAGTCAGGCTAAAGGGAGGTATAGGACCTGGTGAAAATGCTGATATTTATAAGTTTCGGGTAAAGAGATACCACTAG
- the amrS gene encoding AmmeMemoRadiSam system radical SAM enzyme translates to MKKALFYNSDGKNVRCFLCPHNCLIEEGTYGICNMRKNIGGELYTMNYGISSAVSLDPVEKKPMYHFYPGSKVLSVGSIGCNLKCKYCQNYTIAQGKFEEFEGYTEGLSPEGIAGEAERLKENGNIGVAYTYNEPIIWYEFMYDISKIIKSRGMKNIMVSNGFINPEPLEKLLETIDAFSIDLKGFTEEFYKKITGSRLEPVKRTLETIAASDRHLEVEYLVIPNHNDDKKKFSEMLDWYEKSLGKDVPLHINRYFPMYKMTEPATPMKTLKELYEMAKDKLDYVYLGNTESELGSDTYCPNCGSLIVKRSGYFSEDVGSKDGKCKKCGLKIRGEGL, encoded by the coding sequence ATGAAAAAAGCACTTTTTTACAATTCAGATGGGAAAAATGTACGCTGTTTTCTCTGTCCCCACAACTGCCTTATAGAGGAAGGAACTTACGGGATATGCAATATGAGAAAAAATATAGGGGGAGAGCTTTACACCATGAATTACGGGATATCATCAGCTGTGAGCCTGGACCCTGTAGAGAAAAAGCCCATGTACCATTTTTATCCGGGGTCAAAAGTTCTCTCTGTGGGAAGTATAGGCTGCAACCTAAAATGCAAATACTGCCAAAACTACACCATAGCCCAGGGAAAATTTGAAGAGTTTGAAGGATATACAGAGGGACTCTCGCCGGAAGGAATAGCAGGAGAGGCGGAGAGATTGAAAGAAAACGGAAATATAGGGGTGGCTTATACTTATAATGAGCCTATTATATGGTATGAGTTTATGTATGATATATCAAAAATTATAAAATCCCGTGGAATGAAAAATATTATGGTTTCCAACGGATTTATAAATCCAGAGCCCTTAGAAAAACTCCTTGAAACAATAGATGCTTTCAGCATAGATTTAAAGGGTTTCACAGAGGAATTTTATAAAAAGATAACGGGCAGCAGACTAGAGCCGGTAAAAAGGACTCTAGAGACAATAGCTGCATCTGACAGACATCTAGAAGTAGAATACCTTGTTATACCTAATCATAATGATGATAAAAAAAAGTTTTCAGAGATGCTGGACTGGTATGAGAAATCCCTAGGGAAAGATGTCCCCCTTCATATAAACAGGTATTTTCCCATGTATAAGATGACAGAGCCTGCAACGCCTATGAAAACTCTGAAAGAACTATATGAGATGGCAAAAGATAAGCTAGATTATGTCTATCTGGGAAATACAGAGAGCGAGCTAGGAAGTGACACCTACTGTCCTAACTGCGGCAGCCTAATTGTGAAAAGGTCTGGATATTTTTCAGAAGATGTGGGATCAAAAGATGGGAAATGTAAAAAATGTGGTCTTAAGATAAGAGGTGAGGGATTATGA
- the amrB gene encoding AmmeMemoRadiSam system protein B, whose product MTVRKCGVAGSFYPNSPEEIKEIFEEALQKEKKNIKTELKNKNIIGGVSPHAGYMYCVREAVHLFEILRGKGEEYDTVVIVNPNHTGYGEAVSVDSNQAWETPFGSIEVDTEFGDELSFPVEPMAQRFEHSGEVMLPYLYYFLKKGFKILPICMMRQDLQTARNIAEKLKDASEKLNRKILILISSDFTHFQSPEEGAKLDSYAIESLLKMDSGEFQDRVLEKDISICGMGPIMVLLEYSKMILKNPKLEILKRGHSGEVYPSDEVVDYVSILVYEE is encoded by the coding sequence ATGACAGTGAGAAAATGCGGTGTAGCAGGGAGTTTTTATCCCAATTCTCCAGAGGAGATAAAAGAGATATTTGAGGAGGCCCTCCAAAAGGAAAAGAAAAATATAAAAACAGAACTTAAAAATAAAAATATAATAGGAGGTGTAAGCCCTCATGCGGGGTATATGTACTGTGTCAGAGAGGCGGTGCATCTATTTGAGATATTGAGGGGAAAGGGAGAGGAATATGATACGGTGGTAATAGTGAATCCAAATCACACAGGATACGGCGAGGCTGTGTCAGTAGACTCCAACCAGGCCTGGGAGACGCCATTTGGGAGTATAGAGGTGGACACCGAGTTTGGGGACGAGCTTTCTTTTCCAGTAGAGCCAATGGCACAAAGGTTTGAGCATTCAGGAGAAGTGATGCTTCCCTATCTATATTATTTTCTTAAAAAAGGTTTTAAAATACTTCCTATATGCATGATGAGGCAGGATCTTCAGACTGCAAGAAATATAGCAGAAAAGCTAAAAGATGCCTCAGAAAAGCTAAACAGAAAAATACTGATTCTCATATCTTCAGATTTTACACATTTTCAGTCTCCTGAAGAGGGAGCAAAATTAGACAGCTATGCCATAGAATCACTGCTCAAGATGGATTCTGGTGAATTTCAGGACAGGGTCCTAGAAAAAGATATATCCATATGCGGAATGGGTCCTATAATGGTACTTTTAGAGTACAGCAAGATGATTCTTAAAAACCCAAAACTTGAGATATTAAAAAGAGGACATTCAGGAGAGGTCTATCCCTCTGATGAAGTTGTGGACTATGTGTCGATACTGGTCTATGAAGAATAA
- a CDS encoding prepilin-type N-terminal cleavage/methylation domain-containing protein: MKKTGFSLIELVVVIAITLVVLGVAGLSIKKAIERNDYQKIAAIIPKIIFTETNKAYEEGNEKEIELSLSSKYIKDGAKEIELPENYSYSLFAVTRTDDDELGDSSKGETTEDIASDEVIFEIEDDGTLTAVTADGDLKNGFYSKYHPSILVKKSDSTPFCRVDIISSSYIIPRVAVYRPLSGTTSSADDMKDESKWTEDSFN; encoded by the coding sequence ATGAAAAAAACTGGATTTTCCCTAATCGAACTTGTTGTTGTCATTGCTATTACCCTTGTAGTGTTAGGTGTAGCGGGCCTTTCTATAAAAAAAGCCATTGAAAGAAATGATTATCAAAAAATAGCCGCTATTATTCCTAAAATTATTTTTACAGAAACTAACAAAGCCTACGAAGAGGGAAACGAAAAAGAGATAGAGCTAAGCTTATCTTCTAAATATATAAAAGACGGGGCCAAGGAGATTGAACTCCCTGAAAATTATTCCTATTCTCTTTTCGCCGTCACAAGAACAGATGATGATGAATTAGGAGACTCCTCAAAAGGCGAAACAACTGAGGACATCGCTTCTGATGAGGTTATCTTTGAAATCGAAGACGACGGGACACTGACTGCTGTTACAGCCGATGGAGATTTAAAAAACGGATTTTACAGTAAATACCACCCCTCTATACTGGTGAAAAAAAGCGACAGCACTCCCTTCTGCAGGGTAGATATAATCTCCTCCTCGTATATTATCCCCAGGGTTGCCGTATACAGGCCCTTAAGCGGAACCACCTCGTCTGCAGATGATATGAAAGATGAAAGCAAGTGGACAGAGGATAGCTTCAACTGA
- a CDS encoding prepilin-type N-terminal cleavage/methylation domain-containing protein — MNKRGFTVIEAMVTVAVLAIVFLLSSPPIRGIGMVSRRVQMQKRVDHEFAVVTKFMKSKVRSAKDNRDLSEYNDKLRYAGVFKKFKEKDVDDEEYDSKPYYEAKDFFEELEDDEEKSGPILFLEIPANSTAESVNSKFAFFMFEKDKIKYRESKEFTDSDESDDTFTFDGEGWETLMYNVEDCSFQYREGIVTFFIDMDVGEYEDKIKDRVRDSVVSRIDINSL; from the coding sequence ATGAATAAGAGGGGGTTTACAGTTATCGAGGCAATGGTGACAGTGGCAGTTTTGGCAATAGTATTCCTTCTGTCCTCCCCACCTATTCGGGGGATTGGAATGGTCAGCAGACGTGTACAGATGCAGAAGAGAGTGGACCACGAATTTGCAGTTGTGACCAAGTTTATGAAAAGTAAGGTGAGAAGTGCAAAAGACAACAGAGACCTGTCGGAATATAACGATAAATTGAGATATGCCGGTGTTTTTAAAAAATTTAAGGAAAAAGATGTTGATGATGAAGAGTATGATTCAAAACCATATTATGAAGCCAAGGATTTTTTTGAAGAACTGGAGGATGATGAAGAGAAAAGCGGACCTATTCTTTTTTTGGAGATACCGGCAAACTCAACAGCTGAATCTGTAAATTCAAAATTTGCTTTTTTTATGTTTGAAAAAGATAAAATCAAGTACAGAGAATCCAAAGAGTTTACAGACTCTGATGAATCAGACGACACCTTTACTTTTGACGGAGAGGGCTGGGAAACCCTTATGTATAATGTTGAGGACTGCAGTTTTCAGTACAGGGAGGGGATCGTAACATTTTTTATAGATATGGATGTAGGTGAATATGAAGATAAAATCAAGGACAGAGTGAGGGATTCTGTGGTGAGCAGAATCGATATCAACAGTCTTTAA
- a CDS encoding transglycosylase SLT domain-containing protein: MKKILFFIFLVINFLISFPAEGSNIKDYKIFASGKNFLSQNNYKDALTQFELLSEKYPESLLFKSNYANYYIGMTYYNLGDYDNARNFLERAIYTPRDFKTEDSYFQKSKKHLFEYKRSYYLAKIYLEQGLEEEALKHFKFLIKNYYSKELEIYEKMALNELEKYDPYYEILYMVKYENVLPILLSLKNEDIVALGDFFQSKGSYESAEKAYSEYIDLEKKDVHQVKLSLLETLRRAKKYKALWEKSSDFISSSSSDNSDFYHYLATAEMQLGKRLNAEESFSKVKTGKYKESASVSIARLLSSRGEYESAISILKNSKDTSAHDLLMETYIKAEMTEEFKEASVNYIKKYPHSDQAAYYRFLLYKESQNPNYLNWIIKYNINTYYYEMAYSIMEKMRDLEAYPLNYKSRIYRDNVKRLEALAELKDGEILKIEFENMEFSEKDRVFKEYLMSSIYEKGEFYLNAVLNSRKYQEDFSKYSNLITFLYPRYYDILVKNAANKYDMEEALIYSVILQESVFEPSLISKAGATGLMQIMLSTAKDMNPDITQEELLAPDTNIDLGARYLKKLLVKFDGNVPKTVAAYNAGAGNVVKWSSDEKGDLDIEKIPFSETKKYVKRVINNYYKYKRIYHY, translated from the coding sequence TTGAAAAAAATACTTTTTTTTATATTTTTAGTTATAAATTTTCTTATAAGTTTTCCAGCTGAAGGAAGCAATATAAAGGACTATAAAATTTTTGCATCTGGAAAAAACTTTCTTTCCCAAAATAATTACAAAGATGCCCTGACCCAGTTTGAACTTTTGTCAGAAAAGTATCCAGAATCACTCCTCTTTAAAAGTAATTATGCCAATTATTATATAGGAATGACTTATTATAATCTCGGTGATTATGATAATGCCAGGAACTTTCTAGAAAGGGCCATATATACACCAAGAGACTTTAAAACAGAGGATTCTTATTTCCAGAAATCAAAAAAACACCTCTTTGAATATAAAAGAAGTTATTACCTGGCTAAAATCTATCTTGAACAGGGGCTTGAAGAGGAGGCTCTCAAACATTTTAAATTCCTCATAAAAAACTACTATTCAAAAGAGTTAGAAATCTATGAAAAAATGGCTCTGAATGAACTTGAGAAATATGACCCCTATTATGAAATTTTATACATGGTAAAATATGAAAATGTCCTTCCGATTCTTTTATCTCTAAAAAATGAGGATATCGTGGCATTGGGGGATTTTTTTCAGTCTAAGGGGTCCTACGAATCTGCAGAAAAAGCATATTCAGAATATATTGATCTTGAAAAAAAAGATGTTCATCAGGTTAAGTTATCACTCTTAGAGACTCTCAGAAGAGCTAAAAAATATAAGGCTCTCTGGGAAAAATCCTCAGATTTTATAAGTTCCTCCTCTTCTGACAACAGTGACTTCTATCACTATCTTGCCACTGCCGAGATGCAGCTAGGAAAAAGGTTAAATGCAGAAGAATCATTCTCCAAGGTAAAAACCGGAAAATATAAGGAATCCGCCTCTGTAAGTATTGCTAGACTCCTGTCTTCGAGGGGGGAGTATGAGAGTGCAATTTCAATACTAAAAAATAGTAAAGATACATCTGCCCACGACCTGCTCATGGAAACATATATAAAAGCAGAGATGACAGAGGAGTTTAAAGAAGCTTCTGTCAATTATATAAAAAAATATCCCCATAGTGATCAGGCGGCATATTACAGGTTTCTCCTTTATAAGGAAAGTCAAAATCCAAATTATCTCAACTGGATAATAAAATATAATATCAACACCTATTACTATGAGATGGCATACTCCATCATGGAAAAGATGAGGGATCTCGAGGCCTACCCTTTAAATTACAAATCCAGGATATATAGGGATAATGTCAAAAGACTGGAAGCTCTGGCAGAATTAAAAGACGGAGAGATACTAAAAATAGAGTTTGAAAATATGGAGTTTTCTGAAAAGGACAGAGTTTTCAAAGAGTATCTCATGAGCAGCATATATGAAAAGGGAGAATTTTATCTCAATGCAGTGCTAAACTCCAGGAAATATCAGGAAGATTTTTCAAAATATTCAAACCTGATAACTTTTCTTTATCCTAGATATTATGATATTCTGGTAAAAAATGCGGCTAATAAATATGATATGGAAGAAGCTCTGATCTACAGTGTCATCCTTCAGGAAAGTGTCTTCGAGCCCTCTCTTATATCAAAGGCGGGAGCAACAGGACTCATGCAGATAATGCTCTCTACAGCTAAAGACATGAACCCAGATATTACACAGGAAGAGCTTCTTGCTCCCGATACAAATATAGACCTTGGGGCCAGATACCTGAAAAAACTCCTTGTGAAATTTGATGGAAACGTCCCCAAAACAGTAGCCGCTTATAATGCCGGTGCAGGCAATGTTGTAAAATGGTCTTCTGACGAGAAAGGCGACCTGGATATAGAAAAGATACCCTTTTCCGAGACAAAAAAATACGTCAAAAGGGTCATAAATAATTATTATAAATATAAGAGAATATACCATTACTGA
- the mutL gene encoding DNA mismatch repair endonuclease MutL — protein sequence MGVIKILDESVSNIIAAGEVVENPASMIKEILENSLDAGSTNIRIQIKNSGRDVTVSDNGGGMSKDDLLLCIERHATSKIFNKEDIFNLYTYGFRGEALASIASVSKMRITSKREGDELGSEIKALAGKVTKVSQVSVNQGTEIEIKELFYNTPARLKFLRKKSTEYGKIKETVLKESLANPDVGFSLEIDGRELLKTSGKGVQNTILELFGRNVLKNLKEFPLGFLGNMEITRSSKDYIHTYVNGRYVKSQVLEKAIMDGYYTKLTKGRYPFAIIFLEIDPKEIDVNVHPSKKIVKFSESSLVYNQVFSEIEKAIGEDEDIVSLEMSFQDRKKNVENFLDLDEFRGIIDKGINTPEKTPDKEHSEKEKIKEQTYEKTATSFKEDVIKTQEMSLLDRESVSRKKNSAEDAKKKAAPSVLEEEKKVYQSTDVSEKKPEISEKPLEKKDDFRVIGQFMNSYIIVERNETLEIYDQHIVQERVLYETLKKKHFSRDVAIQNLLVPLKLRLSYEEKNIVFENLEIFNEFGFEIEDFGDDEVLLRGVPVFDFRTSIENTFRFMLEELRNETGIKDFREKIIISMSCRNSIKAGEKLSFDEMELLIERLHDVGKYTCPHGRPIILKVTLEELEKNFKRR from the coding sequence ATGGGAGTTATCAAAATTTTGGACGAATCAGTCTCTAATATAATAGCTGCCGGTGAAGTAGTGGAGAATCCAGCCAGCATGATAAAAGAGATTCTAGAAAATTCTCTGGATGCAGGTAGCACAAATATAAGAATTCAAATAAAAAACAGCGGACGTGACGTCACGGTATCTGACAATGGTGGGGGGATGTCAAAGGACGACCTTCTTCTTTGTATAGAAAGGCATGCCACCAGTAAGATTTTTAATAAAGAGGATATTTTCAACCTCTATACCTATGGATTCAGAGGTGAGGCACTGGCCTCTATAGCCTCAGTATCAAAGATGAGAATAACATCTAAAAGAGAGGGAGACGAGCTAGGCAGTGAGATAAAAGCACTGGCAGGGAAGGTCACCAAGGTTTCTCAAGTATCTGTCAATCAAGGGACAGAGATAGAGATAAAAGAACTTTTTTATAACACTCCTGCGAGGCTGAAGTTCCTGAGGAAAAAAAGCACAGAGTATGGGAAAATAAAGGAAACGGTATTAAAGGAATCCCTTGCCAATCCAGATGTGGGATTTTCACTGGAAATAGATGGAAGAGAGCTTCTGAAAACCAGCGGTAAGGGTGTACAAAATACTATTTTAGAATTATTCGGAAGAAATGTCCTAAAAAATCTAAAAGAGTTTCCCCTGGGGTTTTTGGGAAATATGGAGATAACCAGGTCTTCTAAGGATTATATACATACCTATGTAAACGGGAGATATGTAAAATCCCAGGTACTAGAGAAAGCAATTATGGACGGCTATTACACAAAGCTCACAAAGGGCAGATATCCCTTTGCAATAATTTTTCTGGAAATAGATCCTAAAGAGATAGATGTTAATGTGCATCCCTCTAAGAAAATTGTCAAATTTTCTGAAAGTTCCCTTGTGTATAACCAGGTATTTTCCGAGATAGAAAAGGCAATAGGGGAAGATGAGGATATAGTTTCCTTGGAAATGAGTTTTCAAGATAGAAAAAAAAATGTTGAAAATTTTTTGGATTTAGATGAATTTAGGGGGATAATTGATAAAGGAATTAACACTCCTGAGAAAACCCCAGATAAAGAACACTCGGAAAAAGAAAAAATAAAAGAGCAAACTTATGAAAAAACTGCCACATCCTTTAAAGAAGATGTAATAAAAACTCAAGAGATGAGCCTATTAGATAGAGAAAGTGTATCTCGGAAAAAAAACTCAGCTGAAGATGCAAAGAAAAAAGCTGCTCCTTCGGTCTTGGAAGAGGAAAAGAAAGTCTATCAGAGTACTGATGTTTCAGAAAAAAAACCTGAAATATCAGAAAAACCTTTAGAAAAAAAAGATGATTTCAGGGTGATAGGGCAGTTTATGAACTCCTATATAATTGTAGAGAGAAATGAAACCTTAGAGATCTATGACCAGCATATAGTACAGGAAAGAGTACTATATGAAACCTTGAAAAAAAAGCATTTTTCAAGAGATGTGGCCATACAAAATCTTTTGGTTCCCTTGAAGCTACGGCTGAGTTATGAGGAAAAAAATATAGTTTTTGAAAATCTAGAAATTTTTAATGAGTTTGGATTTGAGATAGAGGATTTCGGAGATGACGAGGTTCTTTTAAGAGGCGTCCCTGTATTTGATTTTCGGACGAGCATAGAAAATACCTTTAGATTTATGCTAGAAGAGCTAAGAAATGAGACTGGGATAAAGGATTTTAGGGAAAAGATAATAATATCCATGTCCTGTAGGAACTCAATAAAGGCCGGGGAAAAGCTTTCTTTTGACGAGATGGAACTCCTCATAGAAAGACTTCATGATGTGGGGAAATACACATGCCCCCACGGGAGACCCATCATACTAAAGGTTACATTAGAAGAGCTTGAAAAAAACTTTAAAAGAAGGTAA
- the rlmH gene encoding 23S rRNA (pseudouridine(1915)-N(3))-methyltransferase RlmH — translation MSVNLICVGKIKEKYIKNGIDEFLKRMNLYAKVKIIELREDGNDSNRNQSLEKESMEIIKATEKNKGYNILLDIGGKNLSSEEMSKEIERLTVTGTSTINFIIGGSYGVSEEVRKISQMRLSFSKMTFPHQLMRLILMEQIYRWFSIFNNSKYHK, via the coding sequence ATAAGTGTAAACCTGATCTGTGTAGGTAAAATAAAAGAAAAATATATAAAAAACGGGATAGATGAGTTTCTCAAAAGAATGAATCTCTATGCAAAAGTAAAGATAATAGAGCTGAGGGAAGACGGGAATGACAGCAACAGAAATCAGTCCCTGGAAAAAGAGTCTATGGAAATTATAAAAGCGACAGAAAAAAACAAGGGATATAACATTCTTTTGGATATAGGTGGAAAGAACCTTTCCTCTGAAGAGATGTCTAAAGAGATAGAACGACTCACAGTAACTGGAACAAGTACCATAAATTTTATAATCGGTGGTTCTTACGGTGTTTCAGAGGAAGTTCGAAAGATATCCCAAATGAGGCTTAGTTTTTCCAAGATGACTTTTCCTCATCAGCTTATGAGGCTTATTCTTATGGAGCAGATCTATAGGTGGTTTAGTATTTTTAATAATAGTAAATATCATAAATAA
- a CDS encoding DUF1934 domain-containing protein, producing the protein MYLIIESRDSFGEKNSEKVSCQKEVTSKGIKYTYKNEHGDCKIFILKDMVQIKRKGVINSVQVFKDGKKTSFHYKTPYTENEFTLKTTEIKQEKEGLFLGYEIYDGEEKINGIEVSIKEVWN; encoded by the coding sequence ATGTACCTTATCATAGAAAGCCGAGACAGTTTCGGTGAAAAAAATAGTGAAAAAGTCAGCTGTCAGAAGGAAGTTACTTCAAAAGGGATAAAATATACCTATAAAAATGAGCACGGAGACTGCAAGATTTTTATTCTCAAAGATATGGTGCAGATTAAAAGAAAAGGAGTTATAAACAGTGTCCAAGTATTTAAGGACGGGAAAAAAACCTCTTTTCATTATAAAACCCCCTATACTGAAAATGAATTCACCTTGAAAACCACAGAGATAAAGCAGGAGAAAGAGGGGCTTTTTCTAGGCTATGAAATCTACGACGGAGAGGAAAAGATAAATGGCATCGAAGTAAGCATAAAAGAAGTTTGGAATTAA
- a CDS encoding DUF2225 domain-containing protein: MKKYMISAFIMAVFYLGEVPYNKLYAMGSKKEKIQKEEVQDYNPYGGKSKKLDYKIVQEEISLDENNISEVYREIVESINSAGVRRYPESYRGENYEILTGETLNVRFPESGEYRAEIIKSPYLSKSSVVIKEQNLFFETGYQGEYILNITKDGIFYKRFRVNSKLKYSFTQEKNYDIILNSYENEKLDILLTSVKLSRVAFPDALYHKDSAFMILEKTLVKKRLDEAEEAADFIRNNFQLDFMEKKQLFYFDMEIAKDDPFKYRDFLEKNIHEPGFSDKLVNIILSGKTLREKDELFLKKTYSETLNPEIAVYLGRWYMDQGDSLDAERYLLYGKDYYTLCMLYLKNGELKRFDAALSKVSEDKIPLLKKEKDIYNRVRLIKKEVDLGDQKYQEENYEEAVLFYKRAEEKDIEASRRLGTEMKIGMSYYYITWYEDAANYFEKALESEKSPLKKAEIAYLIGVCYYRTQDKEKSMKTFEKLVKDYPGTTWSKKAMVYIVRLR; encoded by the coding sequence ATGAAAAAGTATATGATATCGGCATTTATTATGGCAGTCTTTTATCTTGGAGAAGTGCCTTATAATAAACTATATGCCATGGGAAGCAAAAAGGAAAAAATACAAAAAGAAGAAGTTCAGGATTATAATCCCTATGGTGGAAAATCCAAGAAATTGGACTATAAAATTGTGCAAGAAGAGATCTCGTTAGACGAAAACAATATAAGTGAGGTCTATAGAGAGATTGTGGAATCTATAAACAGTGCCGGTGTAAGAAGGTATCCAGAGTCCTATAGGGGTGAAAACTATGAGATTCTAACTGGGGAAACCCTCAATGTGAGATTTCCGGAATCAGGTGAATACAGGGCTGAAATTATAAAAAGCCCATACCTTTCTAAATCATCTGTTGTTATCAAAGAGCAGAATCTGTTTTTTGAGACTGGATATCAGGGGGAGTACATCTTGAATATCACCAAAGACGGCATATTTTATAAGCGATTCAGAGTGAATTCTAAGCTTAAATATAGTTTTACTCAGGAAAAAAATTATGATATAATATTGAACAGTTATGAAAATGAGAAATTAGATATTTTGCTAACCTCTGTGAAACTATCAAGAGTTGCGTTTCCAGATGCCTTATATCATAAGGATAGTGCATTTATGATACTGGAAAAAACTCTTGTTAAAAAAAGGTTGGATGAAGCAGAAGAAGCTGCAGATTTTATCCGAAACAACTTTCAGTTGGATTTTATGGAAAAAAAGCAACTTTTTTACTTTGACATGGAGATAGCAAAAGATGACCCTTTTAAATATAGGGATTTCTTAGAAAAAAATATCCACGAACCAGGGTTTTCAGATAAACTGGTAAATATAATTTTGTCAGGTAAAACTTTAAGAGAGAAGGATGAACTCTTTCTTAAAAAAACATATAGCGAAACCCTGAATCCAGAGATAGCAGTATATCTAGGAAGATGGTATATGGACCAAGGTGATAGCTTAGATGCCGAGAGATATCTTCTCTACGGCAAAGATTATTATACTCTTTGTATGCTCTACCTTAAAAATGGAGAGTTAAAGAGGTTTGACGCCGCTCTTTCAAAGGTTTCTGAAGATAAGATACCTTTGCTTAAAAAAGAAAAAGATATATATAACAGGGTGAGGCTCATAAAAAAAGAGGTCGACCTCGGAGACCAAAAATATCAAGAGGAAAATTATGAGGAAGCGGTACTTTTTTACAAAAGAGCCGAGGAAAAGGATATAGAGGCTTCTAGAAGATTAGGTACTGAGATGAAGATCGGGATGAGTTACTATTATATTACCTGGTATGAAGATGCCGCCAATTATTTTGAAAAAGCCCTGGAATCAGAAAAAAGTCCCCTGAAAAAAGCCGAGATAGCTTATCTCATTGGGGTATGCTATTACAGGACACAGGATAAAGAAAAAAGTATGAAAACCTTTGAAAAACTGGTGAAGGATTATCCAGGGACTACCTGGTCTAAAAAAGCCATGGTTTATATAGTCAGATTAAGATAA